A region from the Pseudomonadota bacterium genome encodes:
- a CDS encoding DNA alkylation repair protein, translating to MQAMYALTQRFSSEFAVRPFVERYPQRVFAQFDRWTGDASPHVRRWCSEGVRPRLPWGARLHALIEDPSPIFPILEALKDDEELYVRRSVANTLNDIAKDHPDRVLEVLESWRHDATPGRDWVIRHAARSLVKQGDARALALLGFSKPKSLDAQLAIAPKRVSIGGAATLTLSLASRSRRAQPLMIDFVIHYRLANGERGPKVFKWTQREIPAGGSLTLTRSLSMKPTTTRVLRPGVHPVQVQINGVRLADASFRLIER from the coding sequence ATGCAGGCCATGTATGCGTTGACTCAACGCTTCTCCTCGGAATTCGCAGTGCGGCCCTTCGTCGAGCGCTACCCGCAGCGCGTGTTTGCGCAGTTCGACAGGTGGACAGGAGATGCGAGCCCGCATGTGCGACGCTGGTGCTCCGAAGGGGTGCGCCCACGCCTGCCCTGGGGCGCTCGACTGCACGCCCTCATCGAAGATCCAAGTCCTATCTTCCCCATCCTCGAAGCGCTTAAGGACGACGAGGAACTCTACGTGCGACGGTCCGTGGCCAATACGCTCAACGACATCGCCAAGGATCACCCCGATCGGGTGCTTGAGGTCCTCGAGTCCTGGCGACACGATGCGACGCCAGGGCGCGACTGGGTGATAAGGCACGCTGCCCGTTCACTGGTGAAGCAGGGCGATGCGCGCGCCTTGGCCCTGCTGGGCTTCTCCAAGCCGAAATCCCTCGACGCGCAGCTTGCGATCGCCCCCAAGCGCGTGTCCATCGGCGGCGCGGCAACACTTACGTTGAGCCTAGCCAGCCGCAGCCGAAGGGCCCAGCCGCTGATGATCGACTTCGTGATCCACTATCGTCTCGCCAACGGCGAGAGGGGACCTAAGGTGTTCAAGTGGACCCAAAGGGAGATCCCGGCCGGCGGCAGCCTGACGCTCACCAGGAGCCTCTCCATGAAACCCACCACGACGCGGGTACTGAGACCCGGCGTCCACCCAGTGCAAGTGCAGATCAACGGCGTGCGACTGGCGGACGCGAGCTTCAGACTGATTGAACGCTAG